GCTGAACTTGGCGGCAACCTGAACTGCTTCAGAGATGACCACCTTCATCGGGATTTCAGGAACATACAAAAGTTCAACCATCGCGATGCGCAGCACAATCCTGTCGAGAGTCGCCATGCGCTCAATTCCCCAATGAGCGGAGCAGGCTTCGATTTCAGAATCGAGTTCGGCCTTGTGAGCAAGGACCAAGTCGACAAGCTTCATGCCGTACTTTTTCATGTTGTCCTGGAGCGGCTGGGCTTCCAAAACGCCCGGGAGAGCATCAGCAACCGTACCGCCAGAAATTTCCATTGCGTAAAGCAACTGCATCGCAAAGACGCGAGCAGGTCTAAAACTTACTTGTGCCATAATTATTTTCCAATCTGCTTGTAAAGATTTACCATTTCAACGGCAGTTCTTGCCCAGTTGCAGCCGAGGTTGCCGGCCTTGAGACCTGCGCGGTTCATCGCCTGGTCAACCGTGTCGGTCGTTAAGATTCCGAGAATCACCGGGACCTTGCCTTCGGCAGCGAGCGATGCGATTCCGCCCGTAGAATTGTTCACGACAACGTCGTAATGCCCTGTTTCGCCACGGATAACGGCACCGAGAGCAATCACGGCATCGTACTTGCCAGAATCCACAAATCTGCGGCAGAGGCCCGGCAGTTCAAAAGCACCCGGCACATGAGCCACAGCGATATCATCGCTATCGACGCCGAGCGTTTCAAGTTCGCGGACAGCGCCTTCAAGGAGGCGGTCAGTCACCACTTCATTGAAGCGGGCGACTGCAATCGCGACCTTCAAACCAGAACCATTGAGGGAATTTTTGAATTCTTTCATCTTATTTTCCTTCATCTAAAACTTCGGCTGCGCCATGATCCGCATTGTCGAGATGGAGCTCGTGGCCCATCTTTTCTTTCTTGGTGCGCAGATAAAAACGGTTGATGTTGTTCGGCTTGATTTCAATCGGCACGCGTTCCACGATCTTTAAGCCGTAAGCGGAAATGCCAGAAATCTTGCTCGGGTTGTTCGTGAGGAGTCGCATTTCCTTCACACCGAGGTCTGCCAAAATCTGGGCGCCCGTACCGTACTGGCGCAAGTCGGACTTGAACCCAAGGTGGAGGTTCGCCTCGACCGTGTCCATACCCTTTTCTTGCAATTCATAAGCGCGGAGCTTATTGCAAAGACCAATGCCACGGCCTTCCTGACCGCGCATGTAGAGGAACACACCACCGTGTTCGCCAATGAACTTCATGGCTGCTGCAAGCTGGTCTCCACAATCGCAACGGAGGCTACCAAAGATATCGCCCGTAA
This is a stretch of genomic DNA from Fibrobacter sp. UWB13. It encodes these proteins:
- the nusB gene encoding transcription antitermination factor NusB, with the protein product MAQVSFRPARVFAMQLLYAMEISGGTVADALPGVLEAQPLQDNMKKYGMKLVDLVLAHKAELDSEIEACSAHWGIERMATLDRIVLRIAMVELLYVPEIPMKVVISEAVQVAAKFSTDSSGTFVNGLLAGFLQKRGMVANNTKKDA
- the ribH gene encoding 6,7-dimethyl-8-ribityllumazine synthase, which codes for MKEFKNSLNGSGLKVAIAVARFNEVVTDRLLEGAVRELETLGVDSDDIAVAHVPGAFELPGLCRRFVDSGKYDAVIALGAVIRGETGHYDVVVNNSTGGIASLAAEGKVPVILGILTTDTVDQAMNRAGLKAGNLGCNWARTAVEMVNLYKQIGK